From the Clavibacter phaseoli genome, one window contains:
- a CDS encoding ferritin-like domain-containing protein, with protein sequence MFDKKFITQAIDRSAQSPLDRRRFFSAAGIAGLGVGAAALIPATGAQAADAQAEADSGQATDLAVLNFALNLEYLEAEFYLRASTGAGLVPNDISGVGTPGGVTGGRQVQFKDRAIREYAREIAQDEKAHVKFLRSALGSAKVARPAINLDDAFSAAATAAGLIKPGEKFDAFASDENFLLASFVFEDVGVTAYKGAAPLITNKTYLEAAAGILAVEAYHAGIIRTSLFAKGLAAPTNAISNARDSLDGSTDLDQGITISGGANLVPTDANGIAFSRTTGQVLNIVYLNNKAVTKGGFYPNGVNGGINTSGAN encoded by the coding sequence ATGTTCGACAAGAAGTTCATCACCCAGGCCATCGACAGGAGCGCGCAGTCGCCCCTCGACCGTCGTCGCTTCTTCAGCGCGGCGGGCATCGCGGGTCTCGGCGTCGGCGCCGCGGCCCTCATCCCCGCGACCGGAGCCCAGGCGGCCGACGCCCAGGCCGAGGCCGACTCCGGGCAGGCGACCGACCTCGCCGTCCTCAACTTCGCGCTCAACCTCGAGTACCTCGAGGCGGAGTTCTACCTGCGTGCCTCCACCGGCGCGGGCCTCGTCCCGAACGACATCTCCGGCGTCGGCACGCCCGGTGGCGTCACCGGCGGCCGCCAGGTGCAGTTCAAGGACCGCGCCATCCGCGAGTACGCCCGCGAGATCGCCCAGGACGAGAAGGCGCACGTCAAGTTCCTGCGCTCCGCGCTCGGCTCGGCGAAGGTCGCGCGTCCCGCGATCAACCTGGACGACGCGTTCTCCGCGGCGGCCACGGCGGCCGGCCTCATCAAGCCGGGCGAGAAGTTCGACGCGTTCGCGAGCGACGAGAACTTCCTGCTCGCGTCCTTCGTGTTCGAGGACGTCGGAGTCACCGCCTACAAGGGCGCGGCCCCGCTCATCACGAACAAGACCTACCTCGAGGCGGCCGCCGGCATCCTCGCGGTCGAGGCGTACCACGCGGGCATCATCCGCACGTCGCTGTTCGCGAAGGGCCTCGCGGCCCCGACCAACGCGATCTCCAACGCGCGCGACTCCCTCGACGGGTCCACGGACCTCGACCAGGGCATCACGATCTCGGGCGGCGCCAACCTTGTGCCGACCGACGCGAACGGCATCGCGTTCAGCCGCACCACCGGTCAGGTCCTCAACATCGTGTACCTGAACAACAAGGCCGTGACGAAGGGCGGGTTCTACCCCAACGGCGTCAACGGCGGCATCAACACCAGCGGCGCGAACTAG